AACTGGTCGCGTGGCCAGACGCGCGACCACCGCGAGACCGTGAGCGAGTCGCGCGGGTTCAGCGAGTCCAACGAGGTCACCCAGACCAGCGGCAAGGTCGAAGTCGCGGTGTCGCTGGCCAACGCGGGCTACATCACGTTTAACGTGCGCTCGCTTGAGCTGGGCTTGCAGAAGTACGACCCGGTGTCGGGCCGGATGATCGAGATCGGGCAGCTCGAGTATCAGTCGGACGGCGTTTTTACAGGGATCACGACGCTGACGCCGACCGAGTCGGAGGCGGGGCTGGTGTTCCAGTCGACGCTCGAGCTGGACGAGGCCGAGTTCTTGCTCAGCGGCGGGCCGATGATTTTGCGGACGGCGAACTACCTGCTATGGGACCAGGACGACCAGTCCTTCGACTTCCGTTACGACCTGATTTTGTCGAACACGGTCACGCTGGTGATCGACTGGGGCGATGGTCAAGAGCCGGAGACGCACTTCGTCGCGGCCTATGACGCCGCGGACCTGGGCGGGGTGACGCTGGGCAAGATGCTTGGCGACGTGCTCGGGATGGAGTACGAGCTGGGCACTGAGCTTTGGCGTTTCGACGACGGGATGCGCCAGACACACGACGGGCTAAAAATGCTGGACGGCCGATCGCTCGACCCGGCGGGCGGCGGGTACTGGGTGATCGAGGTGCTGCGCGACAACGGGCGTGAAGTCACCTCCGAGTTTTTTAACCCGCTGCAGAACGGCATCGACCTGGCGAATCGGCGGTTCGACTCCGATGAAACGGTCCGGCTGCTCTACATCCGCGACAGCGACCGCGACGGGCTGGGCGAACGCACCGAACACACCCTCGGCCTCAACCCACAGCGCAGCGACACCGACGGCGATGGCATCAACGACGGCGACGAACTCCTCAACGGCACCGACCCGCTGCACGGGTTGGCGTCGGCGGAACTCGTCATGGTCCGCGGGATGGACGACACGCTCCAGGCGGCCATCTTCGCCCGGCCGCCCGAGAACGGCGAGATCGAGTCCGTGACGATCGACTGG
The sequence above is a segment of the Phycisphaeraceae bacterium D3-23 genome. Coding sequences within it:
- a CDS encoding thrombospondin type 3 repeat-containing protein, which gives rise to MNPYITMSGRLLRSRELWRVLLAALVFALMAGCGEDAENAEPTDEADTPGTTSTLDETLDSDGDRLPDVLELQLGTSPFDVDTDYDGYTDGEEVLDYRSRSTNRFRFNPLLADVPRLEVEIDGVPQIYITHTLSDASTKSFDNNWSVENSQGYSTSTGGGSSVRAEVSATVGTRVSATVGMNAGSTAEVSASVTASLAQENSMNWSRGQTRDHRETVSESRGFSESNEVTQTSGKVEVAVSLANAGYITFNVRSLELGLQKYDPVSGRMIEIGQLEYQSDGVFTGITTLTPTESEAGLVFQSTLELDEAEFLLSGGPMILRTANYLLWDQDDQSFDFRYDLILSNTVTLVIDWGDGQEPETHFVAAYDAADLGGVTLGKMLGDVLGMEYELGTELWRFDDGMRQTHDGLKMLDGRSLDPAGGGYWVIEVLRDNGREVTSEFFNPLQNGIDLANRRFDSDETVRLLYIRDSDRDGLGERTEHTLGLNPQRSDTDGDGINDGDELLNGTDPLHGLASAELVMVRGMDDTLQAAIFARPPENGEIESVTIDWGDGSAPETVPVHLDVRQSRRLGQPAHAELWLEHRYADYGDYTLTLTPNLPDDSGSTSEVLTRKTRVRLAPAMVAVYG